One segment of Anser cygnoides isolate HZ-2024a breed goose chromosome 5, Taihu_goose_T2T_genome, whole genome shotgun sequence DNA contains the following:
- the TALDO1 gene encoding transaldolase → MSVSPVKRQKMESALDQLKHHTTVVADTGDFNAIDEYKPLDATTNPSLILAAAQMPAYQKLVDDAVAYGKKLGGSEDEQIQNACDKLFVLFGAEILKRIPGRVSTEVDARLSFDKEGMIQRARRLIDLYKEAGIGKDRILIKLSSTWEGIQAGKVLEAEYGIHCNMTLLFSFAQAVACAEAGVTLISPFVGRILDWYVANGDKKTYEPSEDPGVKSVTKIYNYYKKFGYKTIVMGASFRNTGEIKALTGCDYLTISPKLLAELSKEHVKLTPTLSVKDAQACDLEKIHLDEKAFRWHHNEDQMAVEKLSDGIRKFAADAIKLETMLKERMFSAENGK, encoded by the exons caATTGACGAGTATAAGCCCCTAGATGCCACCACGAACCCATCTCTGATACTAGCTGCGGCTCAGATGCCAGCTTACCAGAAACTTGTGGATGATGCGGTTGCATACGGAAAAAAACTTGGCGG GTCAGAAGATGAGCAAATACAAAATGCTTGTGACAAACTTTTTGTATTATTTGGAGCTGAAATATTGAAGAGGATACCTGGACGTGTGTCCACAGAAGTAGATGCAAG GTTGTCCTTTGATAAGGAAGGAATGATTCAGAGGGCCCGGCGTCTTATTGACCTTTATAAGGAAGCAGGAATTGGTAAAGATCGGATTCTCATAAAGCTCTCTTCAACATGGGAAGGAATCCAGGCTGGCAA GGTTCTGGAAGCAGAGTATGGGATTCACTGCAACATGACCTTGCTGTTCTCCTTTGCCCAGGCAGTTGCCTGTGCTGAAGCTGGGGTTACTCTGATTTCCCCATTTGTAGGACGCATCCTGGATTGGTATGTTGCAAATGGAGATAAGAAAACCTATGAACCTTCAGAGGATCCAG gaGTGAAGAGTGTCACTAAGATCTATAACTACTACAAAAAGTTTGGCTACAAAACTATTGTAATGGGTGCTTCATTTCGAAAtacaggagaaataaaagcGCTTACAGGCTGTGACTATCTCACTATTTCACCCAAGCTTTTGGCAGAGCTCAGCAAAGAGCATGTCAAGCTAACTCCCACGCTCAGTGTTAAAGATG CTCAGGCATGTGATCTTGAGAAGATCCACCTGGATGAGAAGGCATTCCGCTGGCACCATAATGAAGACCAAATGGCTGTGGAAAAACTATCTGATGGGATCAGAAAATTTGCTGCAGATGCAATAAAGTTGGAGACAATGTTAAAG GAGCGAATGTTCAgtgctgaaaatggaaaatag